The Aspergillus fumigatus Af293 chromosome 3, whole genome shotgun sequence region GCTTCTCGGGAGCCGTCTCGGCACCGACAAACGTCAGTTGAAGCTCGACACTATCGTTTTCAACACCTTCGTTTGGATGCAAATTTTCAATGAGTTTAACAACCGGAGACTTGACAACAAGTTGAACATCTTCGAAGGCATGTTCCGGAACTACTGGTTCCTCGGTATCAACTGCATCATGGTCGGGGGTCAAGTAATGATCATCTACGTCGGAGGTGCAGCCTTTAATGTGACTCGCCTGGACGCTGTTCAATGGGGTATCTGCATTGTCTGTGCCATTGCCTGTCTGCCATGGGCAGTGATCTTACGATTGACACCCGACCGGCCTGTGGAGATTATCATCAACTTCGTCGTCCTAGTTGTGGGCACTACATTGCGGCCGATTGGCAAGGCCTTCAGCGCCATTTCGAGAATAGTCTCGTCTATGATGTGGCCTGTCAAGCGCGTCAGCCGTCGTGTCCTGCGTCGGAATGCGGAAGACGACTCCACgacagagaaggaggaagtgCCCATGACAGATGTAGAGAAGCAGCATACGCCCAAGGCACCTGCGACACCGGTAGTTGTGCCTCCCATTACAATTACGAGCTCTTAATGATTCTATACGACCCGCTCGGGCTTGTTTCCCAGTCACTTCTGGCTGTGGGCGGCTCTACTTGAACATTACATGACTGACGGTATTCCCTAGATATATACATACGCATGTACTTTGTAAAGCCGGGTTGGCATACTCGTTTTGTGTTCTCATTCTCTTCGTTTGTCTGCATTGTTTGCTGAAAGCATGACTGGCGTTGTTGGCTACCTGTCTAGTTTGAGCGTTATCTGACTTTGTGAATAAAATTGTACAATAGTTCATTTGCAGATGGGTATCATCTGGTTGCACCTTGAAAGAATTGATAATACCTTTACTCCCTCCATCTTGCAAGTTGGTAATTATGTGTTGAAGAGTCCCAGACAACGCCAAGGGTAGAGGTTCTGCCTAAGGCTTCAAGGTCCGCCCTCCGCACCGCCGCATTGTGCCCATCCACAGCAGGAGTCGAAGTCAATGTGTCTCTTAGCTGTCCTGTCTCGCACAATTCTTCCTCCCTGGGTCTACTGTCATATAAACAACTCTCTAACAGCTGTCTCTAATACCGGTCTGATTGGCACATTAAGATAGCCCACTTCCGCCCTTCACATTACCGCACGTCATCTGGAGCTTCCCCCGCTTCAGTCCACCGACATTGAACCTAGACAAGGTATGTGCTCTTCTAGAATTTCTCGCTAACAGGCTAATACATTACTAAATCTGCAAACAGTTCTCATTTCCCTGAATTACTGTTGTGCTGTATTCTCGAATCTCCGTTGTCGTCATCCACCCATACCCCTATCCAGAATCACAACAAAAGCAACCATGGCCCAGCTAAACTACCGCACAATCAACATCGACGTGTTGGACCCCGAGTCCTCGGTCAATTTCCCCATGGAGACCCTCCTCCCCGCCACGCTCCCACCCCCGCAGACCTCCTCCGACGCCGCCAACGTCGCCAGCCAAGTCCGCCAGCTGCTCCGCGGCGGCGACCCCGAGGGCGCCCTGCGGTACGTTCTCGACACGGCCCCGCTGGGGGGCGACGATCGCGCCAAGGAGGTGCACATGGCTACCGTTGTGGATGTGCTGCAGGGGATCCGCCAGGGGGAGATGACCCGCGTGCTGGAGGGGGTGTGTAGCGGGGAGGGCGGATCGGAGAGGGCGGACTGTTTGATGAAGTATCTGTAGGTTGCCCCGTTGCCTTGCCTTGCGGGCAATGAATACTGTCGAAGGGAGCGATTCGATACTGACTGCGACAAGGTACAAGGGGATGGCTGCTCCGGCTCCTGGTGGCGGGGCGCAGTCGCCTCGCAAGTCGGTGTCTCCGCAGAACACGGGGTTCTCGCAGATTCAGGCCCGGAATCTGGGTGAGGGCGGGAGCGCGCAGCAGATGAGTGTGTTGCTGAGCTGGCACGAGAAGTTGGTTGAGCTTACGGGGACTGGGTCGATTGTCCGGGTTATGACGGATCGGAGGACGGTTTAAAAGGCTAGGAATGTACCGAAGGGGTTTCTTTGCTACTCTTCTTAGAAGTTGAGTTTGGTTTTCCTGCGTTGCGGATGGGTGATATCCTTGTTAGACCACGCAGCTTCTGTTATACATATATTTTATTCATTCGAGACCGTTCACGCATGCACCTTATGATTTATGGTCTATCGAAGGAACCGCCcccaaggatatccttcAGATTGACCTGCCCGCTGCCTCTCTGCAACGGTTGCGCCTGGCCTTCCCCTTCCTTCCATCCGATCATGTATATCAGCCGGAACGTAGCGGGGATACCCCTCGACCCCTCCTCCTTATGCAGCTCCCGGTAGATCGCCTCGTTGGCCAAGAGCACATCGCGCGAGATAGGCCCCAGCTCCCGATGCAGAATGGCATTATTCTCGCCCATCGCCTGGAGATCCTGCATCAGCGCAAACGTATCCGGGAACTCGACCACGATATCCTCGACGTCCACTGTCAACATCTTGAACCCGGCCTTGTTCAGCAGCCCGCCGACATCCCGGACGTCCGCCAGAGGGGATACATGTGGGCTGACACCACCTCGCCGCTCGAGGTCCGCCAGCTGCAGCGACGTGCGGAGCTCAAATAGTGTGTCACCGCCGAACatggcggcgatgaaggGGCAGTCCGGCTTGAGGATACTGTTCACCTGGGCCAGGAGAGAGGGAAGGTCGTTGATCCAGTGGATGGAAAGGGAGGACAGGACGGCGTCGAAGGTGTTGGGTTCGAAGGGCAGGGTCTCGAGGTCCGGAACGACCTGCCGCTCGAGATCTATGCTCTTGTTGAAGGGCTCGTCTGCGTCTCGGTAGAGAAGGGCGTGGGACGTGTCGATGCAGGTGAGTTTGGAGATCTTGTTGGCTAGAGGCGGCGATGTCTCAGTACTGGGGTCCGGGTTTGGTGTTGTCAGGGCGCGGGCGATGTTGCAGCTGTTGGCGCCTAGGTCAAGGACATGGGGAAAATTTCGTTTAATGTCCTGCAGAGCAGAAGGTTAGCCATATCCTCCAAGGACTAGAGCAGAAGAGCTTGCCAGTAGCCGTTCACACAATCGTGTAGCGACCTCGTCCTTGAGGTAGTCTGTTTTCCTGCTCTCCTCCACATTCCGAGCTGCGCGATCTCTCTGAATATGCTTGACTTTTCGGTTGAACACATCAATGACTGGATTGCCAGGAGTTTGGTTGGCATAGCTCCTCGTTACAGTGAACGAGGGCTGTGATCGGGCCGCTCGACGAATTATATGGCGGAGTGACATGGTGATCGCGAGTGAATGAATTGGTTGTCAGATATTAAATCTATGGCATTCCAAAACCTAATATGTCTTCAGTTCGAGACGCAATTGAGGGGGCTGTAATGTTGATGCGATCGAACAGTCGTTAAGCTGTCGGCGGGTGACGTCGACCTTATTTTTGTTGCTTAGAGGAACTCCGCAATTTCGCGATACAACAAAAACATCTCCATCCCGCACGCCTGGTGTCTTCCCTGAATCGAACAACACAGATGGTGGAGATTACCTCGCTGACATGGCTTATTGACAAATCTATACGCATCTGAAGTGATGCTCTTTAATTGTGAGATTGTCCCGCTGTGGAATACATATCGCCTACCAACGGTGACAGCTAATCATCATCAGAGTAGGCTTCATATCGTACCAAGGCGATCCTGGTATGGTTCAATTACTCCTTATAAGACACTATTCCGCTCGCGGTCAATCTAGTACTATTATCGATTACTCCAAGAAAGAAACCCCACCTTGATCATGTCGCGTCCTTTTCCCTATACCTATATTTCCTGTCCATGTGCGGATACCCCTGTTCCTGATCGTTCCAGAAAACGAAGATCGCGAGAGTCCCCCGCCAAAAAGCCAGAACAGGGAGACCGTTCAACAGCTGCGGATaccgaagaggaggaggagcagacaTTCGACCCTCGAGCTCCGCGTTCCAACTTCTCTCTGTACCCCCCGGAACAGCTGCTGTACTGTGAGGACTGCCATCAGATAAAGTGTCCGCGATGCATCACAGAGGAGATTGTGTGCTGGTATTGTCCGAATTGTCTGTTCGAGACGCCGAGCAGCATGGTCCGAAGTGAGGGTAATAGGTGGGTACCATTAGGTTCTGTTTCGCAAGTAGTTCCCCGCTGAAGAGCTGTGTGCTTCGGTTAGATGTGCCAGAAACTGCTTCAATTGCCCCATATGCACTGCGCCTCTTGCAGTGAACACGCTCGAGAATGTTGCGGGAAGTGAAGGCCAACAAGGACCATGGGTGCTTTCGTGCGCGTATTGCATGTGGTCATCTCTGGACATTGGAATCAAATTTGACAAGCCCACCAACATCTGTACACAGCTTTCCAAGATGACCAATACCACAACGGCGCGGGGTAGACAGATGTCCAAGTCCGTGTGTGAGCTCAAGTCTCCCCTGTCCACATACTCCACCATCGACGATCAATTTCCGGCCCcaggggaaagcagagatgGTCAATCTACGCCGTCCGGCGACCAGTCTGCGGCTCCTTTGACTTCGGATGGGAGATTCTCCGCGCTCAAGGCGTTCTACAAAGACCAGATAGCTGCGACGTCCACATCGCCCACAGACCCTCTGGGCACTGACTTTGGACCTGGCTTTGCCTCACCTGGTGCTCTAAACCGTATAATGTCTCTCTATGCGGCCTCATCGCGGCTCAGCAGTCTCTACGGTAGCGCCAATAAGAAACCTAAATCAAAGCCGCCGGTCATGAGAGAAGCTCTAACCGCCAGCGAGGGTCTGAAGGTCGCGACTCCCGGCGCCGAAgacgccatcatccagcGGATTTCCTCGGAAGTATGTGGCTGGGACGGCCTCGCGTCCATCGAGCAGCGCATGTTTCAGTCCCCTGATGTTCGGTTCGTGGAAGACCTTCTCCCCTTACCAGTATTACTCCGAACCAAGCGCTCGAAACGCTGCAAGTCGTGCAAGCACATCCTCGTCAAGCCTGAGCTCAAACCTCAGTCCACCCGGTTTCGCATCCGTCTCATTGCCCTCAGCTACATACCCTTACCAACTCTACGACCTCTAGCCCTGGGACCACCCACGGGCCTCCCCGCAATAACACCTTCAGCATCCAGTTCAGCTCCTAACCTGGACGCCCTTCCCCCGCTGAAACCCTTCCAGCTGCTTCTGACACTCAAGAACCACATGTTCGACCCTGTCCGGGTAACCCTCGCCACACCCTCAGTAACACCAGGCCGCGTAGCCACAAAAGTCACAATCCTCTGCCCGCAGTTCGACATCGGAGCCAACAGCGACGTCTGGGATGAAGCCCTGCAGGGCACAACAACTGGAGGAGACAATCGCTCCTCCCGCTCCGGCGGGATGAACCTCGGGTACGAAAAAGTCGCAGAAGCGGGCAAAGTCTGGGACAAGGGGCGGAACTGGACAACTGTTGTCCTAGAAGTTGTCCCTGGGACATTACCAGGCGGCAGTCTAGGGACCCGCAGACGGCAATCtctcggtgatgatgagggcGGAGACGGGGCTAGCAGCCCCAGTACCGACGATAATGACGAaaccaacaacaacaatgccAGCCTCGACTGGAGCGGACAGGCCCAGGATCCCAAGAACCAGCTCCAGCCCGACGAAGACGTCCTGGAGATCCCGGTCTTTGTCCGTATGGAATGGGACTCGGAGAATCAGATGGAGCAGGCTGCTGGGAAGGGGCAGAACTCCGATACGGTCAAGCGAGAATTGGCGTATTGGATGGTGTTGGGGGTTGGCCGGATCACGGCTGAACTTGCATAGTTGGCGACGCTGTCCTTTACATGGATACATctatatactccgtagatagtTTACATACCCATTGTGTTGATCGTTTGAGTACATATGGAGGGCCTACAGCTGCTCGGGTGATCATAACAAAAGACTCTGCTTCCTGTACCACATACTATGCAAGGCAACTCATCAGCGCAATGCTGAATACTAAGTTTCGGCAGCATGAAGGCGGTCCAGGTTTCAAGGCCTTGCCATGGGTTTCTTTATAGAAGGAAGCGGAGTGTGCCATGAGAAGGatggaagaaatcaagagTCTTTTTAACCGCGCCGGATAGAAAAGCCTGGAACCagtagatcatgatttttTTTATTATCACATCGCATCCTTTCATTCAGGAACCTTTATCCTTGTACCCGAGAACCAGATCAAGCTACCCCATCGCAGAAGGGCCATGATGAGAATGCATATTTTGTGCGTGGGAAATAAAAAGTCAACCTTTTCTCATTCCTgtctctctctttctcgcGAGAACCCGCCCCCCGACACGAAATCCCACCAGGACCCCTCCGTGTGCACTTCGCTTTATTTACCTAAACCACATGATTCTGACAAGGATAAATAAATCTAGTACTCGGCGGCACCGCTCTGGGGGAACTCGAAGACAACAGAGCGGCCGGTTAGTCGGCGGTAAACCTCGCCGTAGGCATCGAGTCTGTGGTCAACACCACCACGCTCCTTCTCGTCCAGGATGACCTTGAGAGTCTTGCTGCCGTCCTCCTTGGTGCGGATACGCTTGCCGACGATCTCGACGGGGTAAACGAGGTCGTTGAGGATGGCGTCGTGGACAGCGGTCAGGGTGCGAGAGCGAGGACgcttctgcttctggttGGTGCGGGAGTTGACAGAGCGCTTAGGGCGGGGCAGGATGCGGCGCTGAGCAACAAAGAGGACGTGGCGGTCGGAGAACTTCTTCTCGAGCTCACGGGTCAGGCTACACAAACAGTCTTGTCAGTTCTGCAGTTCACCTGCTGTGATACTGGTTTCTGCTTGGCATTTCGTACCGCTGCTGGATCTTGTGGAAGCCCTGGAGGAGAGGGACGGGGACGAAGATGATAACGGCCTTCTTGCCGTGGCCGACCTCAACCTGTAGTACCGTGTTAGATGACCTGAAAAAAATATATGTATGCACAAAACCTGTAGAGTCCAGTGTCCATCACACCCCTATCACCCTTCAATATAGTCTTTCCTATTTCCCAGACTGCAAAAA contains the following coding sequences:
- a CDS encoding putative dynactin Arp1 p62 subunit RO2; the protein is MSRPFPYTYISCPCADTPVPDRSRKRRSRESPAKKPEQGDRSTAADTEEEEEQTFDPRAPRSNFSLYPPEQLLYCEDCHQIKCPRCITEEIVCWYCPNCLFETPSSMVRSEGNRCARNCFNCPICTAPLAVNTLENVAGSEGQQGPWVLSCAYCMWSSLDIGIKFDKPTNICTQLSKMTNTTTARGRQMSKSVCELKSPLSTYSTIDDQFPAPGESRDGQSTPSGDQSAAPLTSDGRFSALKAFYKDQIAATSTSPTDPLGTDFGPGFASPGALNRIMSLYAASSRLSSLYGSANKKPKSKPPVMREALTASEGLKVATPGAEDAIIQRISSEVCGWDGLASIEQRMFQSPDVRFVEDLLPLPVLLRTKRSKRCKSCKHILVKPELKPQSTRFRIRLIALSYIPLPTLRPLALGPPTGLPAITPSASSSAPNLDALPPLKPFQLLLTLKNHMFDPVRVTLATPSVTPGRVATKVTILCPQFDIGANSDVWDEALQGTTTGGDNRSSRSGGMNLGYEKVAEAGKVWDKGRNWTTVVLEVVPGTLPGGSLGTRRRQSLGDDEGGDGASSPSTDDNDETNNNNASLDWSGQAQDPKNQLQPDEDVLEIPVFVRMEWDSENQMEQAAGKGQNSDTVKRELAYWMVLGVGRITAELA
- a CDS encoding 40S ribosomal protein eS7: MAAINKIAHNSPSRQNPSELETAIAGALYDLESNTQDLKATLRPLQFVSAREVEVGHGKKAVIIFVPVPLLQGFHKIQQRLTRELEKKFSDRHVLFVAQRRILPRPKRSVNSRTNQKQKRPRSRTLTAVHDAILNDLVYPVEIVGKRIRTKEDGSKTLKVILDEKERGGVDHRLDAYGEVYRRLTGRSVVFEFPQSGAAEY
- the arc16 gene encoding actin-related protein 2/3 complex subunit 5 family protein, which encodes MAQLNYRTINIDVLDPESSVNFPMETLLPATLPPPQTSSDAANVASQVRQLLRGGDPEGALRYVLDTAPLGGDDRAKEVHMATVVDVLQGIRQGEMTRVLEGVCSGEGGSERADCLMKYLYKGMAAPAPGGGAQSPRKSVSPQNTGFSQIQARNLGEGGSAQQMSVLLSWHEKLVELTGTGSIVRVMTDRRTV